From one Trifolium pratense cultivar HEN17-A07 linkage group LG1, ARS_RC_1.1, whole genome shotgun sequence genomic stretch:
- the LOC123888753 gene encoding uncharacterized protein LOC123888753, protein MDDCSYTNIASKPIYIQVPSDLRITPPNPEIPGLPKLLPSTFRTVVVLSSGCQIILSFAFSFLLHLFNFKKHLNSFITLLTLINITGVATNNNNNNNLKFVNPSVSFKSKPKPIISISGQPKIREMERFVNCTESVGFENIDENDEYEGEYCPTKKRGVNSSNTFPPPLSSLGGNGQPSFILLPVRKNGMLQLNKVEVKRPTPLYASREDGRLRLYLVPDQCYIDDMEQEESDEEEENEEEEEESTIVESESSEEKMVEESRYEEDDRVREWNKQYRRKCHQEFVSHIHGSHNNLLMCGVGIA, encoded by the exons atgGATGATTGTAGTTATACCAACATTGCCAGCAAACCCATATATATCCAAGTACCGTCAGACCTCCGAATTACTCCACCAAATCCAGAAATTCCTGGATTACCTAAACTGCTCCCATCAACATTCAGAACAGTGGTTGTGCTCTCCTCTGGATGCCAA ATCATTCTTTCGTTTgctttctcttttcttcttcatctatTCAATTTCAAAAAGCACCTTAACTCTTTCATCACTCTTCTTACCTTGATCAACATTACCGGTGTTGCaaccaacaacaataacaataataatctaAAATTTGTTAACCCTTCAGTTTCATTCAAATCAAAACCTAAGCCTATTATCTCTATTTCAGGACAGCCCAAGATCCGTGAAATGGAACGATTTGTTAATTGTACCGAGAGTGTTGGATTTGAGAACATTGATGAAAATGATGAGTATGAAGGTGAATATTGTCCGACGAAGAAGAGAGGTGTAAATAGTAGTAATACATTTCCACCACCACTTTCTTCGTTAGGTGGTAACGGTCAACCGAGTTTTATTCTATTACCGGTGAGAAAGAACGGAATGTTACAACTCAACAAAGTGGAAGTAAAGAGACCTACACCTCTCTACGCTAGTCGAGAAGATGGACGGTTGAGATTGTATCTTGTTCCAGATCAATGCTACATAGATGATATGGAACAAGAGGAGTCtgatgaggaagaagaaaatgaagaagaggaagaagaaagtaCTATTGTAGAATCAGAATCATCAGAAGAGAAAATGGTTGAAGAGAGTAGGTATGAGGAAGATGATAGGGTTAGAGAGTGGAATAAACAGTATAGAAGGAAGTGTCATCAGGAATTTGTGAGTCATATTCATGGAAGCCATAACAACCTGCTCATGTGTGGAGTTGGTATTGCATGA
- the LOC123902647 gene encoding receptor-like cytosolic serine/threonine-protein kinase RBK2, giving the protein MANVDDAHQPDNSLWNVMTSFDNNSKNGTTDEAFNNKHRTLGSLLASSSSAQDLRNMDLEKERDDEASPRGVLEACVRGFDAQQSPEPETSCSNSRARSHWGRFFKLWKRKSVKRLASISPLGVPKMPKWRSKSTRENIVISSNLQNFRSSLVTFSLSDLRNATNNFSQENLIGRGGFAEVYKGSLQDGQLVAVKKMTTGSTDEKTSGFLSELGIIAHVDHPNTAKLVGCCVEGEMHLVFELSTLGSLGSVLHGSDKTKMDWSKRYKIALGIADGLLYLHENCERRIIHRDIKAENILLTENFDPQICDFGLAKWLPEQLSHHNVSTFEGTFGYFAPEYCMHGIVDEKTDVYSFGVLLLEIITGRKAVDDNQRSVVTWAKPLLDANNIKDVVDPSLGDNFDKGQMGCLGLTASMCVEQSPILRPRMNQVVTLLRGQDAVLAAKACSRRPLQRTYSEELLDAQEYNHTKYLRELNRHKQVALDLECM; this is encoded by the exons ATGGCAAATGTGGATGATGCTCACCAGCCAGATAATAGTTTATG GAATGTTATGACAAGTTTTGATAATAACTCAAAGAACGGTACTACGGATGAAGCTTTTAATAATAAACATAGGACTCTAGGATCTCTCTTGGCTAGTTCTTCTTCTGCTCAAG ACTTGAGAAATATGGACcttgagaaagagagagatgaCGAGGCGTCTCCAAGAGGAGTCTTAGAGGCATGTGTTAGAGGCTTTGATGCTCAGCAATCACCAGAACCGGAAACCAGTTGTTCAAATTCAAGGGCACGGTCGCATTGGGGAAGATTTTTCAAATTGTGGAAGAGAAAATCAGTTAAACGCTTAGCTTCTATCTCTCCTCTTGGTGTGCCAAAGATGCCAAAGTGGAGAAGCAAAAGCACTAGAGAAAATATTGTTATAAGTAGTAATCTACAAAATTTTAGGTCTTCATTGGTGACTTTCAGCCTCTCTGACCTGAGAAATGCAACTAACAATTTCAGCCAAG AAAATCTTATTGGAAGAGGTGGTTTTGCTGAGGTTTACAAGGGTTCTCTTCAAGATGGACAACTAGTAGCTGTGAAGAAAATGACTACAGGGAGCACAGATGAGAAAACATCTGGATTTCTATCTGAGTTAGGCATTATTGCTCATGTTGATCATCCTAATACTGCAAAGCTTGTTGGATGTTGTGTAGAGGGAGAAATGCACCTTGTCTTTGAACTCTCTACACTTGGAAGTTTAGGATCTGTTCTTCATG GTTCAGATAAAACGAAAATGGATTGGAGTAAAAGGTATAAAATTGCTCTTGGAATAGCGGATGGTCTTCTCTATCTTCACGAGAATTGTGAAAGGCGAATAATTCATAGAGATATAAAGGCAGAGAATATTCTGCTCACAGAGAATTTTGATCCACAG ATTTGTGATTTTGGGCTTGCAAAGTGGTTACCAGAACAACTGAGTCACCATAATGTGTCCACATTTGAAGGCACATTTGG GTATTTTGCTCCTGAATATTGCATGCATGGCATAGTGGATGAGAAAACTGATGTTTATTCGTTTGGTGTTCTACTTTTGGAGATCATAACCGGGCGCAAGGCTGTGGATGATAATCAGAGGAGTGTTGTGACATGG GCAAAACCTTTGCTTGATGCTAATAATATCAAGGACGTTGTTGATCCATCTCTTGGAGATAACTTCGACAAAGGACAAATGGGATGTCTTGGTTTGACTGCATCAATGTGTGTCGAGCAGTCTCCTATCTTACGCCCTCGCATGAATCAG GTTGTAACATTGCTAAGAGGGCAAGATGCTGTCCTAGCTGCAAAAGCATGCAGCAGGAGGCCTCTCCAAAGAACATATTCAGAAGAGTTACTTGATGCACAAGAATACAACCACACAAAATATTTAAGAGAACTCAATCGACATAAGCAAGTTGCCTTGGATCTTGAATGCATGTAA